One window of the Alphaproteobacteria bacterium genome contains the following:
- the gmd gene encoding GDP-mannose 4,6-dehydratase — MTGVAFITGVTGQDGSYLAEFLLAKGYVVHGLCRRSSTNNQSRIRKLVEEGGSPRFHLHQGDMTDSDSLFRIVSETKPTEVYNLAAQSHVHDSFSAGEYTSNVNGLGPLRLLEAIRVLGRTNESRFYQASTSELYGKVQETPQTELTPFYPRSPYGVAKLYGQWITINYREAYGLHASNGILFNHESPRRGETFVTRKITRGVAAIAKGSRTPIHLGNLDALRDWGHARDYVEAMWLMLQQSEPDDYVIATGQARSVREFVEAAFACTGRSVEWTGEGVDERGIDARDGQELVRVDEKFFRPSEVEALLGDRTKAQRQLGWEPRTTFEQLVSEMVDSDVAALA, encoded by the coding sequence ATGACAGGTGTTGCCTTCATAACCGGCGTGACGGGGCAGGATGGGTCCTATCTTGCCGAATTTCTTCTCGCCAAGGGGTACGTGGTACATGGCCTCTGCCGCCGCAGCTCGACGAATAATCAGTCGCGAATCCGAAAGTTGGTCGAAGAAGGTGGCAGTCCACGCTTTCACCTGCACCAGGGTGATATGACGGATAGTGACAGCCTGTTCCGCATTGTAAGCGAGACCAAGCCGACGGAGGTCTACAACCTCGCCGCGCAGAGCCATGTTCACGACAGTTTCTCTGCGGGTGAGTACACTTCGAACGTCAACGGGCTAGGCCCTCTCCGTCTTCTCGAAGCAATTCGAGTGCTTGGTCGCACCAACGAAAGCCGCTTTTACCAAGCGTCGACTTCCGAGTTATATGGCAAGGTCCAGGAAACGCCGCAGACTGAATTGACTCCGTTTTATCCGCGCAGTCCATATGGCGTTGCAAAGCTCTACGGCCAGTGGATTACGATCAACTATCGTGAGGCGTATGGGCTTCATGCTTCGAATGGCATTCTGTTCAATCACGAGAGCCCTCGCCGCGGAGAGACCTTCGTGACCCGGAAGATCACTCGTGGCGTCGCTGCAATCGCCAAGGGCTCAAGAACTCCAATCCATTTAGGGAATTTGGACGCGCTTCGAGACTGGGGTCATGCCCGAGACTATGTTGAGGCGATGTGGCTCATGCTCCAACAAAGTGAGCCTGACGACTATGTAATAGCGACTGGTCAGGCCCGCAGCGTAAGAGAATTTGTCGAAGCGGCCTTCGCCTGTACCGGTAGGAGCGTCGAGTGGACGGGAGAGGGCGTTGATGAACGGGGCATTGATGCCCGCGATGGACAGGAACTTGTCCGGGTCGACGAAAAATTCTTCCGGCCGAGCGAAGTCGAAGCGTTGCTTGGGGACAGAACAAAGGCGCAACGTCAGCTCGGCTGGGAACCGCGGACAACCTTCGAACAGTTGGTCAGCGAAATGGTAGATAGCGACGTCGCGGCTCTTGCTTGA
- a CDS encoding DegT/DnrJ/EryC1/StrS family aminotransferase has protein sequence MSDLALLGGRPVRTKLFPAHNFIGAEEQDAVRKVLESGVLSKYLGAWHPHFYGGPEVRAFEDEWAEMCGAKHGVAVNSNTSGLLACAGAMGVGPGDEVIVPPITMSATATAPLIFNAVPVFADVDPTTFCIDAASVRDRITPRTKAIIVVHILGNPVDMDPIMEIANEHGLMVLEDCAQVPTGTYKGRPLGTIGNLGVFSLNYHKHVHTGEGGVVVTNDDDLAERVRLIRNHAESVVAGRPGINLINMVGFNLRMTEVEAAIGRCQIKKAPDLVRRRRENVAYLEGAFDDFPGVTIPKTAPGRDSCYYFHHMFYDEDETGVPRPLLVDALRAELAPYELREDEGTLINYGYGGPLYMLPMFQTKTAFGDVSCPFRCPHYGGDVDYSAGICPNAERSHATVITHDLMKPSLAKEDLDDVARAFNKVFARLDDLRGYRRDNED, from the coding sequence ATGAGTGATCTTGCCCTTCTTGGCGGCAGACCCGTCCGCACGAAACTGTTTCCAGCGCATAATTTCATCGGTGCAGAAGAGCAAGATGCAGTCCGCAAGGTCCTAGAGAGTGGCGTACTCTCCAAGTACCTCGGGGCTTGGCATCCCCATTTCTACGGAGGACCCGAGGTCCGGGCATTCGAAGACGAATGGGCTGAAATGTGTGGCGCTAAACATGGCGTCGCGGTCAACAGCAATACCAGCGGACTCTTAGCATGCGCCGGGGCCATGGGCGTCGGCCCGGGTGACGAGGTCATCGTTCCACCGATCACGATGTCGGCGACAGCAACGGCACCGCTCATTTTCAATGCCGTTCCAGTATTTGCCGACGTGGATCCGACAACTTTTTGTATCGATGCTGCCAGTGTACGCGACCGAATTACGCCGCGAACAAAGGCAATCATTGTGGTCCACATTCTAGGCAATCCAGTGGACATGGATCCAATTATGGAAATCGCAAATGAACATGGCCTCATGGTGCTTGAAGATTGCGCGCAGGTGCCGACCGGTACTTACAAGGGACGCCCCCTCGGCACGATCGGGAACCTCGGTGTCTTCAGTCTCAACTATCACAAGCATGTGCATACCGGCGAGGGCGGCGTGGTGGTGACCAATGACGACGATCTTGCCGAAAGGGTGCGTCTAATTCGGAACCACGCCGAATCAGTCGTTGCTGGGCGGCCCGGGATCAACCTCATAAATATGGTCGGATTCAACCTGCGGATGACAGAAGTCGAAGCGGCGATCGGTCGGTGCCAAATAAAAAAGGCGCCGGACCTTGTGCGGCGCCGTCGCGAGAATGTTGCATACCTGGAGGGCGCGTTTGACGATTTTCCCGGCGTTACGATCCCCAAGACGGCGCCTGGACGGGACAGCTGCTACTACTTTCATCACATGTTTTATGATGAAGATGAAACTGGCGTTCCTCGCCCGCTGTTGGTTGATGCCCTGAGGGCTGAATTGGCCCCCTACGAGCTTAGAGAGGACGAAGGCACACTGATAAACTATGGGTATGGTGGCCCGCTCTACATGCTTCCCATGTTCCAGACGAAAACGGCGTTCGGGGATGTCTCTTGCCCGTTCAGGTGTCCGCACTATGGGGGAGATGTGGACTATAGCGCCGGTATTTGCCCGAATGCGGAACGGTCGCACGCAACGGTGATCACCCACGACCTTATGAAGCCTTCGCTCGCCAAAGAAGACCTCGACGATGTTGCACGGGCGTTCAATAAGGTTTTCGCTCGCCTCGACGACTTGCGCGGTTACCGTCGCGACAATGAAGACTGA
- a CDS encoding lysylphosphatidylglycerol synthase transmembrane domain-containing protein: MRQLPSDKKNLLRQRFLTAAKLAVSTVLIYWVFRKFDFGEAWIKLEGIRATTILVVFGLSAVQVALLGLRWTLICRWWNSKFAQRHGFSTLFAGLFFGQAMPSSIGGDAIRAFLLFRRYRFSISEAILATLVDRAVGLVALLLLATLFAPSYLALYDTELGILGWQGAATVAALVGLGLLALIAFRIAARAGFWPRVLGKILRALPVVRKAELVPAFVLGALSHFALLVSAFIWFSEISPGIPISAFFVLAPIGLLLSALPISIGGWGVRETSLVFLFTRIDVPAADALLLGLGIGLLSLAQGLVCGTLWASAELLRRDRNSDFVKQEPRRRYLPFR, from the coding sequence TTGCGGCAGCTTCCCTCTGACAAAAAAAATTTATTGAGGCAGCGGTTTCTGACCGCCGCGAAATTGGCGGTCAGCACGGTACTCATCTATTGGGTATTCCGAAAGTTCGACTTTGGCGAGGCCTGGATCAAGCTTGAAGGGATTAGGGCCACGACGATCCTCGTTGTGTTCGGGCTCTCGGCAGTTCAGGTGGCGCTGTTGGGGCTTCGCTGGACTCTTATATGTCGTTGGTGGAATTCGAAGTTCGCCCAACGACACGGGTTTTCGACGCTGTTTGCGGGCCTTTTCTTCGGGCAGGCGATGCCATCAAGCATCGGTGGAGACGCGATTCGCGCGTTTCTCCTATTCCGGCGATATCGTTTCAGCATTTCTGAAGCGATCCTAGCGACACTGGTCGATCGGGCTGTTGGACTCGTCGCGTTGCTTCTTCTGGCCACATTGTTTGCCCCTTCGTACCTCGCGCTATATGACACCGAACTCGGAATACTGGGATGGCAGGGTGCGGCTACCGTTGCAGCGCTTGTAGGCCTCGGACTCCTTGCCCTGATCGCGTTTCGGATAGCAGCGAGGGCCGGCTTTTGGCCAAGAGTACTCGGCAAAATCCTGAGGGCACTGCCTGTAGTGCGCAAGGCAGAGCTCGTGCCCGCATTCGTACTCGGCGCGCTTTCTCATTTCGCCCTGCTGGTATCGGCTTTTATCTGGTTCTCGGAAATCTCTCCCGGGATTCCAATCAGCGCATTTTTTGTACTCGCACCGATAGGCCTTCTTCTATCGGCTCTGCCAATCTCCATCGGTGGCTGGGGCGTGCGCGAGACAAGCTTGGTATTCCTTTTTACTCGGATCGATGTCCCCGCAGCGGACGCCCTCCTGTTGGGATTGGGAATTGGCCTGTTGTCTCTCGCACAGGGACTTGTGTGTGGCACGTTGTGGGCCAGCGCCGAGCTTCTCCGACGCGATCGGAATTCTGACTTCGTCAAGCAAGAGCCGCGACGTCGCTATCTACCATTTCGCTGA
- a CDS encoding glycosyltransferase family protein, with amino-acid sequence MTSSRLPGKVMLPILGKPVLELMIERIKRVPSIDAIIIATTSNATDDCLKELAERLGVFCFRGSEEDVMGRVLGAAQAYDVDVIVELTGDCPMIDPMVVEECIVAYHRSGVDYVSNRLERTYSIGMDTQVFSTSALADAANRTQAPNDREHVSAYFYAYDHNLYTLKNVAAPPELTDPELAITLDTPEDYDLIKTIFELLYPQNPEFTLADILDLTVQEPRLREINRRIKRTWDRADA; translated from the coding sequence ATGACGTCCTCGCGTCTGCCAGGAAAGGTCATGTTGCCGATCCTGGGCAAGCCGGTTCTCGAACTCATGATTGAACGTATCAAGCGTGTGCCTTCGATCGACGCCATCATTATCGCCACGACCAGTAACGCGACCGACGACTGTTTGAAAGAACTTGCGGAAAGGCTTGGCGTCTTCTGCTTTCGAGGAAGCGAGGAGGATGTGATGGGCAGAGTCTTAGGAGCTGCGCAAGCGTATGACGTTGACGTCATCGTGGAGCTGACTGGGGATTGTCCCATGATCGATCCGATGGTGGTCGAGGAGTGTATTGTGGCCTACCACAGAAGTGGCGTGGACTATGTGTCGAACCGGCTTGAACGTACCTACTCGATCGGAATGGACACCCAGGTTTTCTCAACCAGTGCGCTTGCGGACGCTGCCAACCGAACACAGGCGCCTAACGATAGAGAGCATGTTAGTGCCTACTTCTATGCCTACGACCACAACCTCTACACTCTCAAGAACGTAGCTGCGCCGCCGGAGCTGACGGATCCCGAATTGGCTATAACGCTCGACACGCCCGAGGACTATGACCTGATCAAGACTATCTTCGAATTGCTCTACCCTCAGAACCCAGAATTCACACTTGCCGATATTCTCGACCTGACGGTTCAGGAGCCCCGTTTGCGTGAAATAAACCGTCGGATCAAGCGCACTTGGGATCGAGCCGATGCCTGA
- a CDS encoding D-sedoheptulose 7-phosphate isomerase gives MDARTYFNESFDEHETVARETVLAVEDGFVRLLELCVQSIRSGGKLMFFGNGGSASDAQHLATELTVRFITNRPSIAAIALTTDTSALTAIGNDLGFEFLFSRQIEALGKPEDVAIAISTSGRSPNIVRALTKAREIGMTAAAFGGKDGGDMRGLADPLLIVPSMTTARIQEMHIALGQMLCGALEIKLGLV, from the coding sequence ATGGATGCCAGAACCTACTTCAATGAATCATTCGATGAGCATGAGACTGTCGCACGCGAGACAGTTCTAGCGGTAGAGGACGGCTTTGTGCGGCTCCTTGAGCTTTGCGTCCAGTCCATTAGGAGCGGCGGTAAGCTAATGTTTTTCGGCAACGGCGGGAGCGCTTCCGACGCGCAGCACCTTGCGACAGAGCTTACCGTTCGTTTCATCACCAATCGCCCGTCCATCGCAGCGATTGCGTTGACCACCGACACTTCGGCGCTGACTGCAATTGGAAACGACCTAGGATTTGAATTCCTGTTCTCACGCCAAATAGAGGCGTTGGGTAAGCCTGAGGACGTTGCGATCGCGATATCAACATCGGGGCGTTCGCCCAACATCGTTCGAGCTCTTACCAAGGCCCGCGAGATTGGCATGACGGCAGCAGCGTTCGGGGGAAAGGACGGCGGTGACATGAGAGGTCTGGCGGACCCACTTTTGATTGTGCCGTCAATGACTACCGCTCGCATTCAGGAGATGCATATAGCCCTAGGGCAGATGCTATGTGGTGCGCTGGAGATCAAACTGGGACTCGTCTGA
- a CDS encoding methyltransferase domain-containing protein, which yields MGRRLRLGRIETSSGTRHRHGNIEKSIAYIDRVYEDYLRYGEIEAFRGSVCEIGPGDNLGVALRILGGGAEEVVSIDRFYSRRDEAYQQAVYQVLADTYGLGHLFQGDVAESNVQQLTYLPATPAEQFFGTAGGRFDFIVSRAVLEHLTDPIAALSQMSAALKSGGMMIHRIDLRDHGMFPRHRSLEFLTVSDPVYRRMTQNSGRPNRVLVDRYRRWLNESGLSGRILVSRLAGVRTELDPACWQELAVDVREQALRESAHVRSRLARSLAKTSDQDLAVSGIVLVARKP from the coding sequence ATGGGTCGGCGTCTGCGTTTGGGGCGGATCGAAACCTCCTCGGGTACCCGCCACCGCCATGGCAACATCGAAAAGAGTATAGCCTATATCGATCGTGTCTATGAGGACTACCTTAGATACGGTGAGATCGAAGCGTTCCGAGGTTCTGTTTGTGAAATCGGGCCGGGAGATAACCTGGGTGTCGCACTCCGGATACTCGGAGGCGGTGCGGAGGAGGTCGTGTCTATCGACCGGTTCTACTCTCGACGAGATGAGGCCTATCAGCAAGCAGTCTACCAGGTATTGGCGGATACATACGGCCTTGGGCATCTGTTCCAGGGCGACGTGGCCGAGAGCAACGTTCAGCAGCTCACCTATTTGCCGGCGACCCCGGCGGAGCAGTTCTTCGGTACCGCTGGCGGACGCTTCGACTTCATCGTTTCGCGAGCTGTACTCGAACACCTTACCGACCCGATTGCCGCTCTTTCGCAAATGAGTGCGGCGCTCAAGTCCGGCGGGATGATGATTCACCGTATTGACCTCCGCGACCATGGAATGTTTCCCCGTCACAGATCGCTCGAGTTCTTGACGGTGTCAGATCCCGTTTACCGGCGTATGACGCAGAACAGCGGTAGACCCAACAGAGTTCTCGTCGACCGCTATCGTCGTTGGCTCAACGAGTCTGGTCTTTCCGGGCGCATTCTCGTGAGCCGTCTTGCCGGGGTCAGGACCGAACTTGATCCAGCATGTTGGCAAGAGCTCGCCGTGGACGTGCGGGAGCAAGCCTTGCGTGAGTCCGCACATGTACGGTCGCGACTTGCCCGAAGCCTTGCAAAGACCAGTGACCAAGATCTTGCCGTCAGCGGGATCGTTTTGGTCGCGCGGAAACCGTAG
- a CDS encoding MBOAT family O-acyltransferase — MLFNDLGFLFLFLPLVLFGFFLAPAKLRAWLLIFASFVFYGWSGLEHAAVLAAGMVWVYLLTLSHVMRGGWLRLVIVIIGPAGALVYYKYAAFLEASVRGLLLGDQGIKEFSLFDNVLLPAGISFFTFQLIAFAIDRYRGNIDEQPRFRELALYVSFFPQLVAGPILRFEQVVAPIRRLAEFRPTLSDVYIATAYFIVGIGSKVLLADGISNAMASFSESPAALSASGAAFVTLGYSLQIYFDFYGYSLAAIGLGRLFGFHFPDNFLRPYDSLNPREFWRRWHVTLSYWIRDYLYLPMGGNRHYVRNITIVFAIVGLWHGAGWNFVVWGLYHGGLVGGYHLIRPAWDRLPRLLQWLLNFTLVSLGWSLFLYDFGGAGALLTSLVGLGGEATPGPTGWVIVAAAFAVCFGVNYERLIEKGRSMGCGTAIGFGVVAAVIAVTTLLFIDDSNTFIYFRF; from the coding sequence ATGCTGTTCAACGACCTTGGCTTCCTCTTCCTCTTTCTACCACTCGTCCTTTTCGGTTTTTTCCTTGCACCGGCCAAACTCCGGGCCTGGCTTCTTATTTTCGCTTCGTTCGTCTTCTATGGTTGGTCAGGCCTAGAACATGCCGCCGTTCTAGCTGCGGGGATGGTTTGGGTTTATCTGCTGACGCTATCACACGTGATGCGCGGAGGCTGGCTGCGGCTTGTGATCGTAATCATCGGGCCCGCAGGAGCGCTCGTGTATTACAAATACGCGGCTTTCCTTGAAGCGTCCGTTCGCGGCCTATTGCTCGGCGATCAGGGGATCAAGGAGTTCTCGCTATTCGACAACGTCCTCCTGCCTGCGGGCATCTCGTTCTTTACATTCCAGTTAATCGCCTTCGCAATCGACCGCTACAGGGGCAACATCGACGAACAACCCCGATTTCGCGAGTTGGCCCTCTATGTGAGTTTCTTTCCTCAACTCGTGGCAGGCCCGATCCTCAGATTCGAACAAGTGGTCGCTCCCATCCGCCGATTGGCAGAGTTCCGTCCCACACTATCGGACGTATACATCGCGACGGCATATTTCATTGTGGGAATCGGCTCAAAGGTCCTGCTGGCGGATGGTATTTCTAACGCAATGGCGTCGTTCTCCGAGTCACCGGCGGCACTTTCCGCAAGTGGCGCAGCATTTGTCACGCTGGGCTACAGCTTACAGATCTATTTTGACTTCTACGGCTACTCGTTGGCCGCGATTGGACTCGGTCGTCTGTTCGGCTTCCACTTTCCCGACAACTTTCTGCGGCCCTACGACAGTCTAAACCCGCGCGAGTTCTGGCGACGCTGGCACGTGACACTTTCCTATTGGATCCGTGACTACCTCTACTTGCCAATGGGCGGTAATCGACATTACGTCCGTAACATTACCATTGTGTTTGCAATTGTGGGCCTGTGGCATGGCGCCGGGTGGAACTTCGTGGTCTGGGGCCTCTACCACGGCGGGCTCGTAGGGGGCTACCATCTCATACGCCCTGCATGGGACCGTCTTCCAAGACTCCTGCAGTGGTTGCTCAACTTTACATTGGTGAGTCTGGGGTGGAGCCTTTTCCTCTACGACTTCGGCGGCGCCGGTGCCCTATTGACGAGTTTGGTCGGACTGGGTGGCGAGGCAACACCCGGACCGACCGGCTGGGTCATTGTCGCTGCTGCCTTCGCAGTCTGCTTTGGCGTAAATTACGAGCGACTGATCGAGAAGGGGCGTAGCATGGGTTGCGGCACCGCTATCGGATTTGGCGTGGTTGCCGCGGTTATTGCCGTCACGACACTCCTGTTTATCGACGACTCAAACACCTTCATCTACTTCCGGTTTTAG
- a CDS encoding Gfo/Idh/MocA family oxidoreductase — protein sequence MPDSPFRVLVIGCGMIAGGYDEVHSDGGTVLSHAGAYRRSGCFEIVGCVEPDATRRKEFMEYWKVDRGFSSIDEALSDGIAFEVASVCSPTADHPTSLRKLLTTSVRAVFCEKPICESLQEAVELADAYRKQNRILVVNYRRQWDPSMIRLAQDLKSGRWGKVLAGSVFYGKGLRHSASHIVDLLTLLLGPLEVCGRLGRRGDFVQSDPSHEAVLRTADGASVVLLVGDDRAVSVFEVHLVTEKGLIDIEDSGHVLRVRPSRRDPRYPSHVTPSKGERIKTGLEDSIFFAVENLREALGTGATIRSGAESAIATMSICEQIALSPSYYES from the coding sequence ATGCCTGACTCCCCTTTTCGAGTCCTGGTAATCGGATGCGGGATGATTGCTGGCGGGTATGACGAAGTGCACAGCGATGGGGGCACCGTACTCAGTCATGCCGGCGCTTATCGTCGGTCGGGCTGTTTCGAAATTGTCGGATGTGTCGAACCCGATGCGACCCGCCGCAAGGAATTCATGGAATATTGGAAGGTTGACCGAGGCTTTTCGAGCATTGACGAAGCCTTATCCGACGGCATTGCGTTTGAGGTTGCGAGCGTGTGCAGCCCTACGGCGGACCATCCGACGAGTTTGCGTAAACTTCTCACCACGTCCGTTCGCGCGGTCTTTTGTGAAAAGCCGATTTGCGAGTCATTGCAAGAAGCAGTTGAACTTGCCGATGCATACCGGAAGCAGAATCGCATCCTAGTCGTAAACTACCGGCGTCAATGGGACCCTTCGATGATTCGACTTGCCCAGGACTTGAAGTCCGGGCGGTGGGGGAAGGTCCTTGCCGGGTCGGTTTTCTACGGGAAGGGGCTCCGGCACAGTGCGAGCCATATTGTCGACCTTCTGACCTTGTTACTCGGCCCATTGGAGGTCTGCGGTCGACTCGGTCGGCGTGGGGATTTTGTCCAAAGCGACCCGTCCCACGAGGCGGTATTGCGGACCGCTGACGGCGCCAGCGTAGTACTGCTGGTCGGTGACGACAGGGCCGTTTCGGTCTTCGAGGTCCATCTTGTCACCGAGAAGGGGCTCATTGATATTGAGGACAGCGGGCACGTTCTTCGTGTCCGACCCAGTCGACGCGATCCCCGCTATCCGAGCCATGTAACACCTTCCAAAGGAGAGCGTATCAAGACCGGTTTGGAAGACTCCATCTTTTTTGCTGTCGAAAATCTGCGCGAGGCCCTGGGCACCGGTGCTACGATACGAAGTGGTGCCGAATCGGCTATCGCGACGATGAGCATCTGTGAGCAGATCGCACTTTCCCCTTCCTATTATGAAAGCTGA
- the asnB gene encoding asparagine synthase (glutamine-hydrolyzing) — MCGIVGFWRGRPLDAADRVVLDLMTDSLAHRGPDGRGTWLEPAAGVALGHRRLAIQDLSDAGKQPMTSADGRFVLTYNGEIYNAPALREVLRGHRHVFRGTSDTEVLVEAISHWGIEQAIERAAGMFAAAVWDNRLRTLYLVRDRIGIKPLYWGRAGDAIVFSSELKALRHFPDFQPLLDLNAVGDYCRYGVVHAPRSIFKGIQKLEAGHILTLAGPDKSTSMRYWQLPSVLPDNASSIDDICGLLDQIVHEHLISDVAIGTFLSGGIDSSLTTAVANQARAPVHVTSFTVGFDDPRYDESHAARAIAEHLGTNHVEVGATPKLALDLIGQLPEVYDEPFADSSQLPTLLISKLAREHVAVVLSGDGGDELFAGYSRYHWVSRIGALGPPPVRHILARLANNAAGLMPATVCLRDKRTKLRRFGELAAQPGLLAMHDNLLAVSRENLMRNRAHYPAVQKHGETPGTVREMQVSDTLSYLPDDILAKVDRASMAVGLETRVPLLDHRLVELAFSLPTEVHVQNGVGKALPRKMLSRHLPVGLYERPKQGFSVPVGVWLDGPLASWADDLLSESAIRAQGFFDPTAVSKIWREHKQGAVNRQHELWMVLTLQQWSRHWNATP, encoded by the coding sequence ATGTGCGGCATTGTAGGTTTCTGGCGCGGGCGCCCGCTCGACGCCGCCGATCGTGTTGTCTTGGACTTGATGACCGACTCCCTGGCGCACCGAGGGCCCGACGGACGCGGAACTTGGTTGGAACCAGCAGCCGGAGTTGCACTCGGTCATCGGCGCCTAGCTATCCAAGACTTGAGCGATGCGGGCAAGCAACCCATGACATCGGCCGATGGTCGTTTTGTGCTGACCTATAACGGCGAGATCTATAACGCCCCCGCTCTCCGGGAAGTACTTCGGGGCCATCGGCATGTGTTTCGCGGCACGTCGGACACGGAGGTACTTGTCGAGGCAATTTCACATTGGGGAATCGAACAGGCTATCGAGCGAGCGGCCGGCATGTTTGCCGCGGCGGTGTGGGACAACCGTCTACGCACCCTCTACCTAGTCAGGGACAGAATTGGGATCAAACCGCTCTACTGGGGTCGGGCAGGAGATGCCATCGTCTTCTCATCCGAATTGAAAGCACTCCGACATTTTCCGGATTTCCAACCGCTGCTCGACCTCAATGCGGTTGGGGACTACTGCCGCTACGGCGTTGTCCACGCACCGCGGAGCATATTCAAAGGCATCCAAAAACTGGAGGCCGGCCACATACTCACACTCGCTGGACCGGACAAATCCACAAGCATGCGCTACTGGCAACTGCCCTCAGTTTTGCCCGACAATGCCTCCAGCATTGACGATATTTGCGGACTCCTAGACCAGATTGTCCATGAGCACCTGATCAGTGACGTTGCGATTGGCACTTTTCTTTCGGGCGGAATCGACTCCTCCCTGACAACTGCGGTCGCAAACCAAGCCCGCGCCCCCGTCCACGTTACGAGTTTTACCGTCGGCTTTGACGATCCTCGCTACGACGAAAGCCACGCAGCGAGGGCAATCGCTGAGCACCTTGGAACGAATCACGTCGAAGTTGGCGCGACACCCAAACTTGCCCTCGACCTAATCGGGCAACTGCCGGAAGTTTACGATGAGCCGTTCGCTGACTCCTCGCAACTTCCCACGCTACTCATATCGAAGCTCGCTCGAGAACATGTCGCCGTGGTTCTTTCCGGCGACGGAGGCGACGAACTATTCGCGGGATACTCCCGCTACCACTGGGTGTCTCGGATCGGCGCCCTCGGCCCACCTCCGGTACGACATATCCTTGCCCGGCTAGCCAACAACGCCGCGGGTTTAATGCCCGCGACAGTCTGCCTTCGCGACAAGCGAACGAAGCTCCGACGATTTGGCGAACTAGCTGCCCAGCCGGGACTGCTGGCGATGCACGACAATCTTCTCGCTGTATCGAGGGAGAATCTGATGCGAAACCGGGCGCACTATCCTGCCGTCCAAAAACACGGCGAAACCCCCGGGACAGTCCGTGAGATGCAGGTTAGCGACACCCTCAGCTATCTTCCGGACGACATCCTGGCCAAGGTGGACCGCGCCTCCATGGCGGTTGGCCTTGAGACGCGCGTCCCCCTCCTCGACCACCGTCTCGTAGAGCTCGCATTTTCTCTCCCAACCGAGGTCCACGTACAGAACGGTGTGGGGAAAGCACTGCCTCGGAAAATGCTGTCTCGGCACTTACCGGTTGGGCTTTACGAACGTCCAAAGCAGGGCTTCAGCGTGCCCGTCGGAGTATGGCTTGACGGCCCCTTGGCATCCTGGGCAGACGATCTACTTTCGGAATCGGCAATCAGGGCGCAGGGATTCTTCGATCCAACAGCCGTTTCAAAGATTTGGCGCGAACACAAACAAGGAGCCGTCAACCGACAGCACGAACTCTGGATGGTCCTTACCCTGCAACAATGGTCTCGGCACTGGAACGCTACGCCTTGA